tttacattacatCTGTGATGGGAATGTTTAAATAACAAAGAAACAGTCGGAATCtattcacactgcaggcaaagtGGCCAAAAGCTGACTTTTATAttaacagtctgaacagcacaaaacttttttttttccttctttttttttttttcagccacgTTCACATGTGGAAATCAGATTCATgtctgatgttttgcaatgtgacttcaggcTGAACGGTCATGTAATGTTTTATCTGACTTTAACATCAATGAAATTTGAcagacatcacaattctgcgttgGAGGAGGCGGGACCTCCCAATAAGATCCATATTTACTTTTGTAAACATAGTGTGCTACATGTGACATCACATCTTCTGTGCATGTGGGTCATTTCAGGTCCGTAGACTGTTCACAGGGGTCTGATGGCAGTCGCAATTAAATTAGAATTTGaacaactgcacacacacacaaaaaaaatcatatttcaatcagttttgttttcagacacatattGTAGTGTTTCACCTTTAAAAAATTTGTTGGTCAGTTTGTGTATGAAATGAATGATCAGTGCTGTATAATTAGTTTTATAGCatgtagtgttttttttcccactgaggCTCATTTAACAGCTTACAACgagccaaaacaaaacaaatctaatGGAGCTCATATGTGATGCCATCATCAGAACAGAATTAATAATTTTGACTGCAGCAAACAAGCCTTACTGCTTAGACTTTAGACTCATTCATCTCTGATGCATCATGTGAAGGGGTTTACAGCTGGTGATTTAGTACATTTTGTGACACTTTCTTGTCATTCATATTCTAGTCATTTTTTAATCAGGTCCAGGAGGAAGGTCATGAGTTTTATGTTTCCATATTTTTTCTGTCTCAACTTAAGACTTAACACCTGAAAATGATGAGATGTGAAGCAGTTTACATTTCAAGCAGTTTATTTCTTGTTAAAGAACATGATTTACAGCTCAGTAGTGGATGTCACATAAGATGTGGACACAAACAAGTCACAAATTCAGACCATAAGCTCGAAGGAAATATTGTAGTTTTGGTGCTGTGCAGGGGGACAAAATTATAAGAAATATGCTAAATACATCAAGGTAAAAACCCCATCTTATTTGACAATTGCACAAACAGCACTTTTTCATTGATGACCCAGTACATTCACCATCAGAAgaaatttagtttaatttatttgtctcaaactttgatgtaaaaaaacaacaacaaaaaaacaataagagcaagaaatcaattacatatgcacccatcaacagtcattaatcaaagaaaaaagtaacaaaatacaataaattttcaTATGCATCAACTCATAaaacagtttgagaagggacagaaagaaacAAAGGCTAATCTAGTCCTGCCCCTTAGTTTCTTTCAGTTTAAAATTCTTAACCGAATAAATTTCCTTCTTCAGCTATCAGGTTTAAAATAGATaacaataaataagtaattaTAGCACCTTTGTATTGGTTGTATCACCACTGCATGACCATTCTGCcaagaaataaaacacacagtGCTACCAAGAGCAAAAATGTAGAGAAAGACAGTGTCATCTAgcccacagatgtcaaacatgtggcccgggggccaaagggtctaatccagcccctcggatgaatttgtgaaatgcaaatattataatgatgttaacaatcaaggatgtgaaaataatTTTTTAGGCCAATTCAatgtgaagtgggtcagaccagtaaaatacaatcataataacctgtaaataatgaaaaatgctaattgttacctccgccaaggaggttatgtttttgccagggtttgtttgtttgtttgtttgtttgtttgtttgtttgtttgtttgtctgtccgttagtgtgcaacataactcaaaaagttatggacagatttggatgaaattttcagggtttgttggaaatgggataaggaagaaatgattaaattttggtggtgatcggggggggggggggcacagaccagaaaatttcatcaaaatctgtccataactttttgagttatgttgcatactaacggacagacaaacagacagacaaacaaacaaacaaaccctggcaaaaacataacctccttggtgtgggggggcccacggggggggccactgatcagccttggcggaggtctgcgctctccgagtgcatttctagttgtctttgttttactgtaaaaaaaaaaaaaagtaaaattacacaaaaatgtttgtatttacagactatacttttacaaaaaatgtgaataacttgaacaaatatgaacaatatgaaatgtcttaagagacgtatgcagaattgtaccaatattctgcctgttaccaaatattttgtgtatttgtagatccactgcgatctgtaagttgtgatgcacgtgtataaatgatgaactgaggtgtaatattgttaaaattgcacttatttttcttaagaattttcaggttgttcatatttgttcatgttatgttcaagtacagttcatagatgtaaacatttttattacagaattttgctttttttactcaaaaacatacagaaaactttggtgttgacattatttatgagttgttaacctcttatttatattattttactggtctggtccactttagatcatattaggctgaatgtggcccctgaactaaaatgagtttgacacccctgatctagcctgtatgttatatttaaaaaagacacaggacatTTCCTCCAAAAACTTAAAAATAAGTTGCTATTGTGAGGATTAGTGTTGATTAAAATCCTATTGAATTCTATGTATGTTCTGGAGTACCATGCACTTTCAAACACTGCACATTCTATAAAGtcactgacacattttatttaCCCTCAAAATATTTCTAACAGGTTAGTGGAtgtcaatttttgtttttcgtacTAAAGCCAGGACCCTGCATTTGATCTCTTTAGTTTGTAATGAGTAAATAATAGGATTAACACAGGGTGGGATGCATGAGGCCACTGACAAACTCAGTACACGTTGGTCAGGTTCAATGACTTTCTGGTAAAACCCGATCATGAAAATGATTAACAGTGGTAGGTAAAATATAGCAACAAGTATTAGATGTTCAACACATGTGGTGAGAGCTTTTGCGCGACTATCCAGTGATTTCATAGAGAAGACAGTCAGCAGGATGGTGATGTAGGtcagaataatgaaaataaaaggtACAAAAAGAATCAGAATACTTAACAAAGAAGCCACAGACCACTGCAGCGAGTAATCATTACAGGCAAGTCTGAACACCGGTGCATAGTCACAGAAATAACTGAACACTCTGACAGACCTGCAAAAAGACAGTcgagtcattattattattgaaaatgcTGTGACTGCCACAGAAATAGACCAACTCAGGGAGACGATACAAGTCATGCTCCGCAGTGTGTTGATGGAGTGCTGACGAAGAGGAAAACATATAGCAATTAACCTGTCATAGGCAAGGATAGCGAGTGCATATGACTCCAAAGATGCATATGTGTAATAGACAAACATCTGGAGCAAACAAAGGTTAAATGGAATGAAGCTGTCCTTAACCAGGAATATCTTTATCATCCCGGGAATAGTGCATGTATTCAGAATGACATCAATAACTGCGAGGTTTGCCACAGCCAAAAACTTAGGAGTGTGTAATGAGTGGTTAAACACAATTACAAAGATAACCAGAAAGTTGAACAGAACTGTAACGGCATAAACAAACACTAGAaagataaaatacacactaatatAAGGAAATGTCTGAAATCCAAAGATATAGAAGCCTGGAGGATGAATAATGACAGAATCATTTAAAGCAGGTCTGAATAAAGACATAGTTGAAGTGCACAGACTGCTGATGACAGAATCTGAGGAGGAGAGAAATCAAGTCACATTGTTCATTAATTCCTGGATCAGTCAAGGTCCTGTAAACACATACATTGTTCAGCATTTACACTACTTTAGTAATCACATTCAAACACAGCCGTGCATAAAATATTGCCTTTACTAAATTAAAATGACAGGTTAATAGTACATACCTGAAAGGATGCTGTTGGCTCTGTGGTGCTGCAAACAGCTGCAACAGGCAGAGAGCTGCTTCTCTGACTTATGAACAGCAGAAGATATACTTACCTGAAGGATCTCAAGGGGTTTAAGGCTTCCATAATAATGTAGAACCCCATTAATGTCAGATATTAATTTGATCCATGGAGAATAAGGCTTCCACTTATTTTGACTGAACATTTGGTTGTGCTCAAAAAAATATCTAATTAGTGTATTGAAGGGGAATCTAATGAGCTTATGCATCCTGTAACTGCATTTTAAAATCACTGTTTAGTGCAAGATTATCAAATTAGAATGAAACTAAAATAGATTAATAAATTCAGtgcattttttgtttagttttttactTCAGATTATTTATAAAGCAGTATTATTTGCACGTTAGTGGATCACTGTTACGTGgcctttaaatgtgtttctgcctCTTAATCTGTGGATCTTGATGAAACCAGACTGTATTTTCATCTTGCAGTTGTAATAAACAGCTGATTTACTGAATCTGAGTCTCCAGCCTGTGATGTTCTTTCTTTACTCCTctcaaaaaaaccaacaaatcatCAATCTACAAGAAGGTCCAAAGCTGTCTCTACTTCCTGAGGCGGCTGAGGTCATTCAACATCTGCTGGGCAACGCTCAGGATCTTCTATGAGTCTGTCAGGCTGAGGGTTTCCGATGCCAACAGACTCAATAAGCTGATCCACAAGGCCGGGAATGATGTGTGGATGGAGTTGGACTCTCTGACGGTGGTGTCCGAGAGGCAGATGTCCAAAATCAAGACAACACTGGAAAACTCTACTTACCCACTCCGTGACATCCTTCCTGCCTGTAGCCCtcagactgtttaactccaccttataaccacagAATTAGaactacacacaactatatttttacacacatattatgcaaatatttccttaattatcatattgataatatattgtctagtacatatcgTACAAATTGCTTGTAATTTtatgtcttaatagagtgttttaaaatattatatgtatatatttagagctttatatatgaatacacttatttatttttatttttctgttgcatTGATAATTTCTTGGAACACCCAGTAATTCCCCCTggtattaataaagtattctgattagtGAAGCACCACAAGGTTGTCTTCATCCTGTGGATCCATAATTgtgtattttgcacatcttccctGAGCAGCTTCAAGTAATCGGAAGAAAAAGGAAACtgttaaatttttgtttattacaagcaAAATGACTCATTTCTTTTAAATGGAAAGATAGTCAAGGACCCACGGTGAACCAAcggattaaagaaatgtcttctaacCTGGCAGTGGAAAAGCTGATGTACCAGCAAAAGGAAAGATTAAAGACCTTTATAAGATCTGGACaccttttttgcaatttttaaaggACTTGTCTGTATAGACAGTTAAGGTGCGTCTGTCAAGTATGTTTTGTTGTACTAGGAGTGGGTGCtattgtgtgggtgggtggggtggtagggattgttttgatgtgtttgtgtcgttgcctgttcttataaaacaatgaaaacaataataaataaatacataaataaataaataggaggTCTTCTACTCATCACATCATTCTCTTCTCTTAGTTGAGTTCTAAATTAGTTGTGTTTTAATCTTCTGTATGTAGCTGTTACACATATTAATGGTATCACAAAATTCTACTGTcaaatttgttaattttgttgaaacTTTGTGTATAATTAAATATGCTGCTGCACTTAGTTTGATTAATT
The Sphaeramia orbicularis chromosome 14, fSphaOr1.1, whole genome shotgun sequence DNA segment above includes these coding regions:
- the LOC115433177 gene encoding olfactory receptor 2AT4-like; the protein is MSLFRPALNDSVIIHPPGFYIFGFQTFPYISVYFIFLVFVYAVTVLFNFLVIFVIVFNHSLHTPKFLAVANLAVIDVILNTCTIPGMIKIFLVKDSFIPFNLCLLQMFVYYTYASLESYALAILAYDRLIAICFPLRQHSINTLRSMTCIVSLSWSISVAVTAFSIIIMTRLSFCRSVRVFSYFCDYAPVFRLACNDYSLQWSVASLLSILILFVPFIFIILTYITILLTVFSMKSLDSRAKALTTCVEHLILVAIFYLPLLIIFMIGFYQKVIEPDQRVLSLSVASCIPPCVNPIIYSLQTKEIKCRVLALVRKTKIDIH